A DNA window from Pongo abelii isolate AG06213 chromosome 2, NHGRI_mPonAbe1-v2.0_pri, whole genome shotgun sequence contains the following coding sequences:
- the IGSF10 gene encoding immunoglobulin superfamily member 10, which yields MKVKGRGITCLLVSFAVVCLVATPGGRACPRRCACYMPTEVHCTFRYLTSIPDSIPPNVERINLGYNSLVRLMETDFSGLTKLELLMLHSNGIHTIPDKTFSDLQALQVLKMSYNKVRKLQKDTFYGLRSLTRLHMDHNNIEFINPEVFYGLNFLRLVHLEGNQLTKLHPDTFVSLSYLQIFKISFIKFLYLSDNFLTSLPQEMVSYMPELDSLYLHGNPWTCDCHLKWLSDWIREKPDVIKCKKDRSPSSAQQCPLCMNPRTSKGKPLAMVSAAAFQCAKPTIDSSLKSKSLTILEDSGSAFISPQGFMAPFGSLILNMTDQSGNEANMVCSIQKPSRTSPIAFTEENDYIMLNTSFSTFLVCNIDYGHIQPVWQILALYSDSPLILERSHLLSETPQLYYKYKQVAPKPEDIFTNIGADLRADPSWLMQDQISLQLNRIATTLSTLQIQYSSDAQITLPRAEMRPVKHKWTMISRDNNTKLEHTVLVGGTVGLNCPGQGDPTPHLEWLLADGSKVRAPYVSEDGRILIDKSGKLELQMADSFDTGIYHCISSNYDDADILTYRITVVEPLVEAYQENGIHHTVFIGETLDLPCHSTGIPDASISWVLPGNNVLYQSSRDKKVLNNGTLRILQVTPKDQGYYRCVAANPSGVDFLIFQVSVKMKGQRPLEHDGETEGSGLGESNPTAHLKEPPGAQLRTSALMEAEVGKHTSSTSKRHNYRELILQRRGDSTHRRFRENRRHFPPSARRIDPQHWAALLEKAKKNAVPDKRENTTVSPPTMVTQLPNIPGEEDDSSGMLTLHEEFMVLATKASNLPARTVTADSRTISDSPMTNTNYGTEFSPVVNSQILPPEEPIDFKLSTAIKTIAMSKNINPTMSSQIQGTTNQHSSTVFPLLLGATELQDSDQMGRGREHFQSASPITVRTMIKDVNVKMLSSTTNKLLLESVNTTNSHQTSVREVSKPRRNHFYSHTTQILSTSTFPSDPHTAAHSQFPIRRNSTVNIPLFRRFGRQRKIGGRGRIISPYRTPVLRRHRYSIFRSTTRGSSEKSTTAFSATVLNVTCLSCLPGERLTTATAALSFPSAAPITFPKADIARVPSEESTTLVQNPLLLLENKPNVDSEKATPTIKYFSTEISQVTPTGAVMTYAPTSIPMEKTHKINAGYPHVSSTNEAKRDSVITSSLSGAITKPPMTIIATARFSRRKIPGHQNFVNNHNPKGRLRNQHKVSLQKSTAVMLPKTSPALPRNKVFPFHFTTLSTSGMQIPSNTLTTTHHTTTKTHNPGSLPTMKELPFPPLNPMLPSIISKDSSTISIISTQTAIPATTPTFPASVITYETQTERSRAQTIQREQEPQKKNRTDPNISPDQSSGFTTSTAMTPPVLTTAETSVKPIVPALTYSPPENTTGISSTISFHSRTLNLTDVIEELAQASTQTLKSTIASETTLSSKSHQSTTTRKAIIRHSTIPPFLSSSATLMPVPISPPFTQRAVSDNVATPISGLMTNTVVKLHESSRHNAKPQQLVAEVATSPKAHPNAKFTSGTTHFIYSNLLHSTPMSALTTVKSQNSRLTPSPWAENQFWHKPYSEIAEKGKKPEVSMLATTGLSEATTLASDWDGQKNAKKSDFDKKPVQEVTTSKLLPFDSLSRYLFEKPRIVGGKAASFTIPANSDAFLPCEAVGNPLPTIHWTRVPSGLDLSKRKQNSRVQVLPNGTLSIQRVEIQDRGQYLCSASNLFGTDHLHVTLSVVSYPPRILERRTKEITVHSGSTVELKCRAEGRPSPTVTWILANQTVVSESSQGSRQAVVTVDGTLVIHNLSIYDRGFYKCVVSNSGGQDSLLVKIQVIAAPPVILEQRRQVIVGTWGESLKLPCTAKGTPQPSVYWVLSDGTEVKPLQFTNSKLFLFSNGTLYIRNLASSDRGTYECIATSSTGSERRVVMLTMEERVTSPRIEVASQKRNEVNFGDKLLLNCSATGEPKPQIMWRLPSKAVVDQQHRVGSRIHVYPNGSLFIGSVTEKDSGVYLCVARNKMGDDLILMHVSLRLKPAKIDHKQYFRKQVLHGKDFQVDCKASGSPVPEISWSLPDGTTINNAMQADDNGHRTRRYTLFNNGTLYFNKVGAAEEGDYTCYAQNTLGKDEMKVHLTVITAAPRIRQSNKTSKRIKAGDTAVLDCEVTGDPKPKIFWLLPSNDMISFSIDRYTFHANGSLTINKVKLLDSGEYVCVARNPSGDDTKMYKLDVVSKPPLINGLYTNRTVIKATAVRHSKKHFDCRAEGTPSPEVMWIMPDNIFLTAPYYGSRITVHKNGTLEIRNVRLSDSADFICMARNEGGESVLVVQLEVLEMLRRPTFRNPFNEKIVAQLGKSTALNCSVDGNPPPEIIWILPNGTRFSNGPQSYQYLIASNGSFIISKTTREDAGKYRCAARNKVGYIEKLVILEIGQKPVILTYAPGTVKGISGESLSLHCVSDGIPKPNIKWTMPSGYAVDRPQINGKYILHDNGTLVIKEATAYDRGNYICKAQNSVGHTLITVPVMIVAYPPRITNRPPRSIVTRTGAAFQLHCVALGVPKPEIMWEMPDHSLLSTASKERTHGSEQLHLQGTLVIQNPQTSDSGIYKCTAKNPLGSDYAATYIQVI from the exons ATGAAGGTAAAAGGCAGAGGAATCACCTGCTTGCTGGTCTCCTTTGCTGTGGTCTGCCTGGTCGCCACCCCTGGGGGCAGGGCCTGTCCTCGCCGCTGTGCCTGTTATATGCCTACGGAGGTACACTGCACATTTCGGTACCTGACCTCCATCCCAGACAGCATCCCGCCCAATGTGGAACGCATCAATTTAGG atacaACAGCTTGGTTAGATTGATGGAAACAGATTTTTCTGGCCTGACCAAACTGGAGTTACTCATGCTTCACAGCAATGGCATTCACACAATCCCTGACAAGACCTTCTCAGATTTGCAGGCCTTGCAG gtCTTAAAAATGAGCTATAACAAAGTCCGAAAACTTCAGAAAGATACTTTTTATGGCCTCAGGAGCTTGACACGATTGCACATGGACCACAACAATATTGAGTTTATAAACCCAGAGGTTTTTTATGGGCTCAACTTTCTCCGCCTGGTGCACTTGGAAGGAAATCAGCTCACTAAGCTCCATCCAGATACATTTGTCTCTTTGAGCTACCTCCAGATATTTAAAATCTCTTTCATTAAGTTCCTATACTTGTCTGATAACTTCCTAACCTCCCTCCCTCAAGAGATGGTCTCCTATATGCCTGAACTAGACAGCCTTTACCTGCATGGGAACCCATGGACCTGTGATTGCCATTTAAAGTGGTTGTCTGACTGGATACGGGAGAAGCCAG atgtaataaaatgcaaaaaagatAGAAGTCCCTCTAGTGCTCAGCAATGTCCACTTTGCATGAACCCTAGGACTTCTAAAGGCAAGCCCTTAGCTATGGTCTCAGCTGCAGCTTTCCAGTGTGCCAAGCCAACCATTGACTCATCCTTGAAATCAAAGAGCCTGACTATTCTGGAAGATAGTGGTTCTGCTTTCATCTCTCCCCAAGGTTTCATGGCACCCTTTGGCTCCCTCATTTTGAATATGACAGATCAGTCTGGAAATGAAGCTAACATGGTCTGCAGTATTCAAAAGCCCTCAAGGACATCACCCATTGCATTCACTGAAGAAAATGACTACATCATGCTAAATActtcattttcaacatttttggtGTGCAACATAGATTACGGTCACATTCAGCCAGTGTGGCAAATTCTGGCTTTGTACAGTGATTCTCCTCTGATACTAGAAAGAAGCCACTTGCTTAGTGAAACACCGCAGCTCTATTACAAATATAAACAGGTGGCTCCTAAGCCTGAAGACATTTTTACCAACATAGGGGCAGATCTCAGAGCAGATCCCTCTTGGTTAATGCAAGACCAAATTTCCTTGCAGCTGAACAGAATTGCCACCACACTCAGTACATTACAGATCCAGTACTCCAGTGATGCTCAAATCACTTTACCAAGAGCAGAGATGAGGCCAGTGAAACACAAATGGACTATGATTTCAAGGGATAACAATACTAAGCTGGAACATACTGTCTTGGTAGGTGGAACCGTTGGCCTGAACTGCCCAGGCCAAGGAGACCCCACCCCACACTTGGAGTGGCTTCTAGCTGATGGAAGTAAAGTGAGAGCCCCTTATGTCAGTGAGGATGGACGGATCCTAATAGACAAAAGTGGAAAATTGGAACTCCAGATGGCTGATAGTTTTGACACAGGCATATATCACTGTATAAGCAGCAATTATGATGATGCAGATATTCTCACCTATAGGATAACTGTGGTAGAACCTTTGGTCGAAGCCTATCAGGAAAATGGGATTCATCACACAGTTTTCATTGGTGAAACACTTGatcttccatgccattctactggTATCCCAGATGCCTCTATTAGCTGGGTTCTTCCAGGAAACAATGTGCTCTATCAGTCATCAAGAGACAAGAAAGTTCTTAACAATGGCACATTAAGAATATTACAGGTCACCCCGAAAGACCAAGGTTATTATCGCTGTGTGGCAGCCAACCCATCAGGGGTTGATTTTTTGATTTTCCAAGTTTCAGTCAAGATGAAAGGACAAAGGCCCTTGGAACATGATGGAGAAACAGAGGGATCTGGACTTGGTGAGTCCAATCCTACTGCTCATCTTAAGGAGCCACCAGGTGCACAGCTCCGTACATCTGCTCTgatggaggctgaggttggaaaaCACACCTCAAGCACAAGTAAGAGGCACAACTATCGGGAATTAATACTCCAGAGACGTGGAGATTCAACACATCGACGTTTTAGGGAGAATAGGAGGCATTTCCCTCCCTCTGCTAGGAGAATTGACCCACAACACTGGGCAGCACTGTTGGAGAAAGCTAAAAAGAATGCTGTGCCAGACAAGCGAGAAAATACCACAGTGAGCCCACCCACAATGGTCACCCAACTCCCAAACATACCTGGTGAAGAAGATGATTCCTCAGGTATGCTCACTCTACATGAGGAATTTATGGTCCTGGCCACTAAAGCTTCGAACCTTCCAGCAAGGACAGTGACTGCTGACTCCAGAACAATATCTGATAGTCCTATGACAAACACAAATTATGGCACAGAATTCTCTCCTGTTGTGAATTCACAAATACTACCACCTGAAGAACCCATAGATTTCAAACTGTCTACTGCTATTAAAACTATAGCCATGTCAAAGAATATAAACCCAACCATGTCAAGCCAAATACAAGGTACAACCAATCAACATTCATCCACTGTCTTTCCACTGCTACTTGGAGCAACTGAACTTCAGGACTCTGACCagatgggaagaggaagagagcatTTCCAAAGTGCATCCCCAATAACAGTGAGGACTATGATCAAAGATGTCAATGTCAAAATGCTTAGTAGCACCACCAACAAACTATTATTAGAGTCAGTAAATACCACAAATAGTCATCAGACATCTGTAAGAGAAGTCAGTAAGCCCAGGCGCAATCACTTCTATTCTCACACTACTCAAATACTTAGCACCTCCACGTTCCCTTCAGATCCACACACAGCTGCTCATTCTCAGTTTCCAATCCGTAGAAATAGTACAGTTAACATCCCGCTGTTCAgacgctttgggaggcagaggaaaatTGGCGGAAGGGGGCGGATTATCAGCCCATATAGAACTCCAGTTCTCCGACGGCATAGATACAGCATTTTCAGATCAACAACCAGAGGCTCTTCTGAGAAAAGCACTACTGCATTCTCAGCCACAGTGCTCAATGTGACATGTCTGTCCTGTCTTCCCGGGGAGAGGCTCACCACTGCCACAGCAGCATTGTCTTTTCCAAGTGCTGCTCCCATCACCTTCCCCAAAGCTGACATTGCCAGAGTCCCATCAGAAGAGTCTACAACTCTAGTCCAGAATCCACTATTACTACTTGAGAACAAACCCAATGTAGATAGTGAGAAAGCAACACccacaataaaatatttcagtactGAAATTTCCCAAGTGACTCCAACTGGGGCAGTCATGACATATGCTCCAACATCCATACCCATGGAAAAAACTCACAAAATAAATGCCGGTTACCCACATGTGTCTAGCACCAATGAAGCTAAAAGAGATTCAGTGATTACATCATCACTTTCAGGTGCTATCACCAAGCCGCCAATGACTATTATAGCCACTGCAAGGTTTTCAAGAAGGAAAATTCCCGGGCATCAGAACTTTGTAAATAACCATAACCCAAAAGGCAGATTAAGGAATCAACATAAAGTTAGTTTACAAAAAAGCACAGCTGTGATGCTTCCTAAAACATCTCCTGCTTTACCCAGAAACAAAGTCTTCCCCTTCCATTTCACCACACTTTCAACAAGTGGGATGCAAATTCCATCTAATACCTTGACTACAACTCACCACACTACCACCAAAACACACAATCCTGGAAGTCTTCCAACAATGAAGGAGCTTCCCTTCCCACCCCTTAACCCTATGCTTCCTAGTATTATAAGCAAAGACTCAAGTACAATAAGCATCATATCAACGCAAACAGCAATACCAGCAACAACTCCTACCTTCCCTGCATCTGTCATCACTTATGAAACCCAAACAGAGAGATCCAGAGCACAAACAATACAAAGAGAACAGGAGCCTCAAAAGAAGAACAGGACTGACCCAAACATCTCTCCAGACCAGAGTTCTGGCTTCACTACATCTACTGCTATGACACCTCCTGTTCTAACCACAGCTGAAACTTCAGTCAAGCCCATTGTCCCGGCACTCACTTATTCCCCACCAGAAAACACAACTGGGATTTCAAGCACAATCAGTTTTCATTCAAGAACTCTTAATCTGACAGATGTGATTGAAGAACTAGCCCAAGCGAGTACTCAGACTTTGAAGAGCACAATTGCTTCTGAAACAACTTTGTCCAGCAAATCACACCAGAGTACCACAACTAGGAAAGCAATCATTAGACACTCAACCATCCCACCATTCCTGAGCAGCAGTGCTACTCTAATGCCAGTTCCCATCTCCCCTCCCTTTACTCAGAGAGCAGTTAGTGACAACGTGGCAACTCCCATTTCCGGGCTTATGACAAATACAGTGGTCAAGCTGCATGAATCCTCAAGGCACAATGCTAAACCACAACAGTTAGTAGCAGAGGTTGCAACATCTCCCAAGGCTCACCCAAATGCCAAGTTCACAAGTGGAACCACTCACTTCATCTACTCTAATCTGTTACATTCTACTCCCATGTCAGCACTAACAACAGTTAAATCACAGAATTCTAGATTAACTCCATCTCCCTGGGCAGAAAATCAATTTTGGCACAAACCATACTCAGAAATTGCTGAAAAAGGCAAAAAGCCAGAAGTAAGCATGTTGGCCACTACAGGCCTGTCAGAGGCCACAACTCTTGCTTCAGATTGGGATGGACAGAAGAATGCAAAGAAGAGTGACTTTGATAAGAAACCAGTTCAAGAAGTAACAACTTCCAAACTCCTTCCCTTTGACTCTTTGTCGAGGTATCTATTTGAAAAGCCCAGAATAGTTGGAGGAAAAGCTGCAAGTTTTACTATTCCAGCTAACTCAGATGCCTTTCTTCCCTGTGAAGCTGTTGGAAATCCCCTGCCCACCATTCATTGGACCAGAGTCCCATCAG gacTTGATTTATCTAAGAGGAAACAGAATAGCAGGGTCCAGGTTCTCCCCAATGGTACCCTGTCCATCCAGAGGGTGGAAATTCAGGACCGCGGACAGTACTTGTGTTCTGCATCCAATCTGTTTGGCACAGACCACCTTCATGTCACCTTGTCTGTGGTTTCCTATCCTCCCAGGATCCTGGAGAGACGTACCAAAGAGATCACAGTTCATTCTGGAAGCACTGTGGAACTGAAGTGCAGAGCAGAAGGTAGGCCAAGCCCTACAGTTACCTGGATTCTTGCAAACCAAACAGTAGTCTCAGAATCATCCCAGGGAAGTAGGCAGGCCGTGGTGACGGTTGACGGAACATTGGTCATCCACAATCTCAGTATTTATGACCGTGGCTTTTACAAATGTGTGGTCAGCAACTCAGGTGGCCAGGATTCACTGCTGGTTAAAATACAAGTCATTGCAGCACCACCTGTTATTCTAGAGCAAAGGAGGCAAGTCATTGTAGGCACTTGGGGTGAAAGTTTAAAACTGCCCTGCACTGCAAAAGGAACTCCTCAGCCCAGCGTTTACTGGGTCCTCTCTGATGGCACTGAAGTGAAACCATTACAGTTTACCAATTCCAAGTTGTTCTTATTTTCAAATGGGACTTTGTATATAAGAAACCTAGCCTCTTCAGACAGGGGCACTTATGAATGCATCGCTACCAGTTCCACTGGTTCGGAGCGAAGAGTAGTAATGCTTACAATGGAAGAGCGAGTGACCAGCCCCAGGATAGAAGTTGCATCccagaaaaggaatgaagtgaatTTTGGGGACAAATTACTGCTGAACTGCTCAGCCACTGGGGAGCCCAAACCCCAAATAATGTGGAGGTTACCATCCAAGGCTGTGGTCGACCAGCAGCATAG AGTGGGCAGCCGTATCCATGTCTACCCAAATGGATCCCTGTTTATTGGATCAGTAACAGAAAAAGACAGTGGTGTCTACTTGTGTGTGGCAAGAAACAAAATGGGGGATGATCTGATACTGATGCATGTCAGCCTGAGACTGAAACCTGCCAAAATTGACCACAAGCAGTATTTTAGAAAGCAAGTGCTCCATGGGAAAGATTTCCAAGTAGATTGCAAAGCTTCCGGTTCCCCAGTGCCAGAGATATCTTGGAGTTTGCCCGATGGAACCACGATCAACAATGCAATGCAAGCCGATGACAATGGCCACAGGACCAGGAGATACACCCTTTTCAACAATGGAACTTTATACTTCAACAAAGTTGGGGCAGCGGAGGAAGGAGATTATACTTGCTATGCCCAGAACACCCTAgggaaagatgaaatgaaggTCCACTTAACAGTTATAACGGCTGCTCCCCGGATAAGGCAGAGTAACAAAACCAGCAAGAGAATCAAAGCTGGAGACACAGCTGTCCTTGACTGTGAGGTCACTGGGGATcccaaaccaaaaatattttggttGCTGCCTTCCAATGACATGATTTCCTTCTCCATTGATAGGTACACATTTCATGCCAATGGGTCTTTGAccatcaacaaagtgaaactgCTCGATTCTGGAGAGTACGTATGTGTAGCCCGAAATCCCAGTGGGGATGACACCAAAATGTACAAACTGGATGTTGTCTCTAAACCTCCATTAATCAATGGTCTGTATACAAACAGAACTGTTATTAAAGCCACAGCTGTGAGACATTCCAAAAAACACTTTGATTGCAGAGCTGAAGGGACACCATCTCCTGAAGTCATGTGGATCATGCCAGACAATATTTTCCTCACAGCCCCATACTATGGAAGCAGAATCACAGTCCATAAAAATGGAACCTTGGAAATTAGGAATGTGAGGCTTTCAGATTCAGCCGATTTTATCTGTATGGCCCGAAATGAAGGTGGAGAGAGCGTGTTGGTAGTGCAGTTAGAAGTACTGGAAATGCTGAGAAGACCGACATTCAGAAATccatttaatgaaaaaatagttGCCCAGTTGGGAAAGTCCACAGCATTGAATTGCTCTGTTGATGGTAATCCACCACCTGAAATAATCTGGATTTTACCAAATGGCACACGATTTTCCAATGGACCACAAAGTTATCAGTATCTGATAGCAAGCAATGGTTCTTTTATCATTTCTAAAACAACTCGGGAGGATGCAGGAAAATATCGCTGTGCAGCTAGGAATAAAGTTGGCTATATTGAGAAATTAGTCATATTAGAAATCGGCCAGAAGCCAGTTATTCTTACCTATGCACCAGGGACAGTAAAAGGCATCAGTGGAGAATCTCTATCGCTGCATTGTGTGTCTGATGGAATACCTAAGCCAAATATCAAATGGACTATGCCAAGTGGTTATGCAGTAGACAGGCCTCAAATTAATGGGAAATACATATTGCATGACAATGGCACCTTAGTCATCAAAGAAGCAACAGCTTATGACAGAGGAAACTATATCTGTAAGGCTCAAAATAGTGTTGGTCATACACTGATTACTGTTCCAGTAATGATTGTAGCCTACCCTCCCCGAATTACAAATCGTCCACCCAGGAGTATTGTCACCAGGACAGGGGCAGCTTTTCAGCTCCACTGTGTGGCCCTGGGAGTTCCTAAGCCGGAAATCATGTGGGAGATGCCTGACCACTCCCTTCTCTCAACGGCAAGTAAAGAGAGGACACATGGAAGTGAGCAGCTTCACTTACAAGGTACCCTAGTCATTCAGAATCCCCAAACCTCCGATTCTGGGATATACAAATGCACAGCAAAGAATCCACTTGGTAGTGATTATGCAGCAACGTATATTCAAGTAATCTGA